The Gimibacter soli genome includes a region encoding these proteins:
- a CDS encoding TonB-dependent receptor: MKTALMSGLCGAALISGVQAPAVMAQDQGEEFYLEEIIVNARRKDEGLQDVPVSVQVFDASAMEEAGIRDLYEVTNRIPGAKFNIANATDPEIFMRGIGSNIQGAAADSSVGIFIDGVYMARSSGVLVDLFDLERVEVLKGPQSLRFGKNIVGGLIHYITKKPGDETEGKVEASYGNFNAVNIAASIRGPVSDTVSAGLTATSRTRDGFATNTMGGDEEDINVQSLRGSLRFRPNDKLDATVTADYTRHRDGARWVDVDVAGDSHAVTYNSFFAPPIPGLPDSFVLPTRNAPFKNSDPRKGARNFSGYQNSDLYGIAANIDYDISDTMALNSITSFRKSDIDVREDGCGMYWNVPIDSETQVPVIDAVMAAGVDAYLNTVPDCWFDQQKADDVKQFSQELRLSGGGERLQWSLGAYVLKEDIERLERVSFYFPDFDGITEFAFAIAYGGEPATPAGGTSNARTGSKATNLGLFGELTYDITESLSINGGVRYAYDKKKFTSNRFGDSFDSPLPPGGFTVTDKDSWDAWLPSLTLSYAPTDGQNYFARVERGYKAGGYTGENAGNPLDAIVSFAPEFATSYEAGGKFLLADRRLMVNAVAYFTKYKDLQTQQFLQLDPTRPPDNFVVNAENGAEAYGLELDFKALLGAGFAVTGNYAYSRCEFTGTLIIDEDGTDVDGNTCRRTPRHAANLGASYEVDLADNLVGSLGADYQWTDEYFFENTNTADLKNPSEFTLNLYAGVAAKDDRWRLSAWVKNVTDELNYASRLELFGTYYANYQAPRTYGMTFTWRFGQ; encoded by the coding sequence ATGAAAACGGCGCTCATGAGCGGCCTTTGCGGGGCAGCGCTGATCAGCGGTGTGCAGGCACCGGCGGTCATGGCCCAGGATCAGGGTGAAGAATTCTATCTCGAGGAAATCATCGTCAACGCCCGCCGCAAGGACGAGGGGCTGCAAGACGTTCCTGTCAGCGTGCAGGTGTTTGATGCGTCGGCCATGGAAGAGGCCGGTATTCGCGATCTTTATGAGGTCACGAACCGCATTCCCGGCGCCAAGTTCAATATCGCGAACGCGACCGACCCCGAAATCTTCATGCGCGGTATCGGCTCCAACATTCAGGGTGCAGCCGCTGACAGTTCGGTCGGTATCTTTATCGACGGCGTTTATATGGCGCGTTCTTCGGGCGTGCTGGTCGATCTTTTCGATCTCGAACGCGTCGAAGTGCTGAAAGGCCCGCAGAGCTTGCGTTTCGGCAAGAATATCGTCGGCGGCCTCATCCACTATATCACCAAGAAGCCGGGCGATGAGACGGAAGGCAAGGTCGAGGCCTCGTACGGCAACTTTAATGCCGTGAATATCGCGGCCTCGATCCGCGGGCCGGTCAGCGACACCGTTTCGGCAGGCCTCACCGCCACGTCGCGCACCCGCGACGGTTTTGCCACCAACACGATGGGCGGCGATGAAGAGGACATCAATGTCCAGTCGCTGCGCGGCTCGCTGCGCTTCCGCCCGAATGACAAGCTCGATGCCACTGTCACTGCCGATTATACCCGTCACCGCGACGGCGCACGCTGGGTGGACGTGGATGTGGCCGGCGACAGCCATGCCGTCACCTATAACTCCTTCTTCGCGCCGCCGATCCCCGGCCTGCCGGACAGCTTTGTGCTGCCGACCCGGAACGCGCCGTTCAAGAACAGCGATCCGCGCAAGGGTGCCCGCAATTTCTCGGGCTACCAGAACTCCGATCTCTACGGCATCGCGGCCAATATCGATTACGACATCAGCGATACGATGGCGCTTAACTCCATCACCTCGTTCCGCAAAAGCGATATCGACGTGCGGGAAGATGGCTGCGGCATGTACTGGAATGTGCCGATCGATTCCGAAACGCAGGTGCCGGTCATCGATGCCGTCATGGCAGCAGGTGTCGATGCCTATCTGAATACCGTGCCGGATTGCTGGTTCGACCAGCAGAAGGCCGATGACGTGAAGCAGTTCTCGCAGGAACTTCGCCTGTCGGGTGGCGGCGAGCGTCTGCAATGGTCGCTTGGTGCCTATGTCCTGAAAGAAGATATCGAGCGTCTTGAACGTGTCAGCTTCTACTTCCCGGACTTTGACGGTATCACCGAATTTGCCTTTGCGATTGCCTATGGCGGTGAGCCGGCGACGCCTGCTGGCGGCACCAGCAATGCCCGCACGGGCTCCAAGGCCACCAACCTTGGTCTCTTCGGCGAGCTGACCTACGACATCACCGAAAGCCTGTCGATCAACGGCGGCGTTCGCTATGCCTACGACAAGAAGAAATTCACGTCGAACCGCTTTGGCGACAGTTTCGACAGCCCGCTGCCCCCGGGTGGTTTCACCGTCACCGACAAGGACAGCTGGGACGCCTGGCTGCCGAGCCTGACGCTGAGCTATGCGCCGACGGACGGCCAAAACTACTTTGCCCGGGTGGAGCGCGGCTACAAGGCTGGCGGCTATACAGGTGAAAACGCAGGCAACCCACTTGATGCCATCGTCTCGTTCGCACCTGAATTCGCAACGAGCTATGAAGCCGGCGGCAAGTTCCTGCTTGCAGACCGCCGCCTGATGGTCAACGCGGTTGCCTACTTCACCAAATACAAGGACCTGCAGACCCAGCAGTTCCTGCAGCTTGATCCCACCCGGCCGCCGGACAACTTCGTTGTGAACGCTGAAAACGGGGCGGAAGCCTACGGCCTGGAGCTTGATTTCAAGGCGCTCCTTGGTGCGGGCTTCGCGGTTACCGGCAACTATGCCTACAGCCGCTGCGAATTCACCGGCACGCTCATCATCGATGAGGACGGCACGGACGTGGACGGCAACACCTGCCGCCGCACCCCGCGCCACGCCGCGAACCTCGGGGCAAGCTATGAGGTGGATCTGGCCGACAATCTCGTTGGCTCGCTTGGTGCCGACTATCAGTGGACCGACGAATATTTCTTCGAGAACACCAATACGGCTGACCTGAAGAACCCGTCGGAATTCACCCTGAACCTTTATGCCGGGGTGGCAGCCAAGGA